The following proteins are co-located in the Sulfurospirillum deleyianum DSM 6946 genome:
- a CDS encoding HepT-like ribonuclease domain-containing protein translates to MTNALHDLMTYRPAILMHLTSIAEQFDKLRKSSNNTFLEYFEADDLKGIYDVRNYIAHDYEGVNLAIIEWIIRHMLPKFKEQCMKIIEAKP, encoded by the coding sequence ATTACCAACGCTTTGCATGACTTAATGACCTATCGACCCGCTATTTTAATGCACTTAACTTCCATTGCTGAACAATTTGACAAACTCCGTAAATCTTCCAACAACACCTTTCTTGAGTATTTTGAAGCTGACGATCTTAAAGGTATTTACGATGTTAGAAATTACATCGCTCATGATTACGAAGGTGTAAATCTTGCTATTATTGAGTGGATTATCAGGCATATGTTGCCGAAGTTTAAAGAGCAGTGTATGAAGATTATTGAGGCAAAACCATAA
- a CDS encoding nucleoside deaminase produces the protein MDKFLEAAIEEAQKGLDEGGIPIGSVLVIDGKIVGRGHNQRVQKGSAILHAEMDCLENAGRLSAADYRNATLYSTLSPCDMCSGAILLYGIPKLVIGENQTFRGPEAYVKSRGVDVEVLNDSKCRELMEAFIEKNPELWNEDIGV, from the coding sequence ATGGATAAATTTTTAGAAGCAGCCATAGAAGAGGCGCAAAAGGGGTTGGATGAGGGTGGCATACCCATTGGTTCAGTACTTGTCATAGACGGTAAAATAGTCGGGCGTGGGCATAACCAAAGGGTGCAAAAAGGAAGTGCTATCTTGCATGCGGAGATGGACTGTTTGGAAAATGCGGGACGGCTTAGTGCAGCTGATTATCGTAACGCCACGCTTTATTCGACCTTATCGCCGTGCGATATGTGCAGTGGGGCTATTTTGCTTTATGGCATTCCAAAGTTGGTCATTGGTGAAAATCAAACCTTTCGTGGCCCAGAAGCGTACGTGAAGTCCAGAGGGGTTGATGTTGAAGTGCTTAACGATTCAAAATGCCGTGAACTGATGGAAGCTTTTATAGAAAAAAATCCAGAACTATGGAATGAAGATATTGGCGTATAA
- a CDS encoding response regulator transcription factor, producing MKILLLEDDILLNESITKYLSTMGHAITSVRDGNECLSILEKEKFDLLVFDINVPNIDGLSILEILHKQKKVTPVIFTSTLIDIEDISRAFDLGCYDYLKKPFHLKELSIRIDRIAKTATKIMCHKRLSSSYSFNCETMTLYFHDEPQILSKRQLKVIEFLTHNRGFVCSYDMFRESVWDDCDGFVDDATIRTEVNRLKTHLKEDFIANIRGIGYTIKIPTL from the coding sequence ATGAAAATTTTACTCTTAGAAGATGACATCCTCTTAAATGAGTCCATTACAAAGTACTTAAGCACGATGGGACATGCCATCACATCTGTACGAGATGGCAATGAATGTTTAAGCATTTTAGAAAAAGAAAAATTTGATCTGCTTGTCTTTGATATTAATGTCCCCAATATTGACGGTTTAAGTATTTTAGAGATACTTCATAAACAAAAAAAGGTAACCCCTGTTATTTTTACCTCAACCCTTATTGATATTGAGGATATTTCCCGTGCGTTTGATTTGGGGTGTTATGACTATCTCAAAAAACCCTTTCATCTCAAAGAGCTCTCCATTCGCATTGATAGAATCGCAAAAACAGCGACAAAAATCATGTGCCATAAGCGCCTCTCAAGCTCTTACAGTTTTAATTGTGAAACAATGACACTCTATTTTCACGATGAACCACAAATCCTCTCCAAACGACAACTCAAAGTCATAGAGTTTCTCACCCACAATCGAGGCTTTGTTTGTAGCTACGATATGTTTAGAGAAAGTGTTTGGGATGATTGCGATGGCTTTGTTGATGATGCGACCATTCGAACCGAAGTCAATCGCTTAAAAACACATTTGAAAGAGGATTTTATCGCGAATATAAGAGGCATAGGCTATACCATAAAAATTCCCACACTGTAA
- a CDS encoding BRO family protein produces the protein MAELTLFDIENVDNDQFELSCHQNGIRYWLASELANMLGYTEYKTFLKSINKAMTVCTSLNMQIISHFIPLANNDFKLTRFACFLITMNADIKKEKVAKAQIYFASLADAISELMQAEQIERIEIREELTNKNKSLAATANMAGVENYALFNNAGYMGMYNMSFNDLKKVKGIEGTTKSPLDFMGKRELAANLFRISETEAKIKSDHIYGQKNLENTAKEVGKKVRNIMIDNDGVRPEMLARQVALSDVKKNIKKVEKDYNKIDNNKKK, from the coding sequence ATGGCAGAACTCACTTTGTTTGACATTGAAAATGTTGATAATGATCAATTTGAACTATCTTGCCATCAAAATGGAATTAGGTATTGGTTGGCATCTGAATTAGCAAACATGCTAGGTTATACAGAGTATAAAACTTTTTTGAAAAGTATCAATAAGGCTATGACAGTTTGCACTAGTTTAAATATGCAGATTATTTCACACTTTATTCCTCTTGCAAATAATGACTTTAAATTAACTCGCTTCGCATGCTTTTTAATTACAATGAATGCTGATATAAAAAAAGAAAAGGTCGCCAAAGCACAGATTTATTTTGCTTCATTAGCTGATGCTATTAGTGAATTAATGCAAGCTGAACAAATTGAACGAATTGAAATTAGAGAAGAATTAACAAATAAGAATAAGTCCCTAGCTGCTACAGCAAATATGGCCGGAGTTGAAAATTATGCGTTATTTAATAATGCAGGATATATGGGTATGTATAATATGAGTTTTAATGACCTTAAAAAAGTTAAAGGAATAGAAGGAACAACAAAAAGCCCTCTTGATTTTATGGGTAAACGTGAATTAGCTGCAAATTTATTTAGAATATCAGAGACAGAAGCAAAGATCAAGTCCGATCATATATATGGTCAAAAAAACTTAGAGAATACTGCTAAAGAAGTTGGTAAAAAAGTGCGAAATATTATGATAGATAATGACGGTGTTAGACCTGAAATGTTAGCAAGACAAGTTGCTTTAAGTGATGTGAAAAAAAATATCAAAAAAGTTGAGAAAGATTATAACAAGATAGATAATAACAAAAAAAAATAA
- a CDS encoding FIST N-terminal domain-containing protein → MQTTNFCYEKGSIDELIDFSCFAHEKHVLVQVFCGQSKEIFNMLTQTILKRLPDAICIGTTTDGEIYGESITTSRTVVSISVFQNTCIKTAFANDTDSFQCGIQIASKLITPNTQLLILFSDGTRMNAEKFLKGVESFNATIPICGGMAGDNGKFIQTYISSQNTLLSEGVVGVSLNSDVLHVATDYKFDWKPIGLKHTITKVKDNRVYLIDDMKASYFYDKYLGSDFSQIEFPLILEKNGVTMARAVIAKHEDGSLSYSGNLDEGDEVRIGFGDAESLMRDPIEVLENLHTINIESFYIFSCMARRRFMPFLIKLGIGSFSKIAPAAGFFTYSEFYHHKGSNKLLNQTLTVVALSESTKPLRALEIFPKEEPKKNTSYSKAIQSLTHLIEQSARDYDEQSKRLEAQMNYSENLLASHKQFLRYTVHEMNTPLSVIMSNIELHEMEFGKSVYLENIEVAVKSIFSMYDDLSYLVRKDRIQYLKHEIDLVDYIRSRIDFFAQVASKAKSLFIFQTDCETAYITFNETKLQRIIDNNLTNAIKYTFENEHIVVSLKQKEESYLFCITSHSRKIQKPEKVFEEYYREEQAKDGFGLGLNLVKRICKEENVKIKLHSDENLTSFCYEFKVKNV, encoded by the coding sequence ATGCAAACAACAAATTTTTGTTATGAAAAAGGTTCCATAGATGAGCTGATAGATTTTTCTTGCTTTGCGCATGAAAAGCATGTTTTAGTACAAGTCTTTTGTGGACAAAGCAAAGAAATCTTTAATATGCTTACGCAAACCATTCTAAAACGCCTCCCTGATGCCATTTGTATCGGAACGACAACCGATGGCGAAATCTATGGCGAATCCATCACCACCTCACGAACCGTTGTCTCCATCAGCGTTTTTCAAAATACCTGTATTAAAACTGCTTTTGCCAATGATACAGACTCCTTTCAATGCGGAATACAAATCGCCTCCAAACTTATCACGCCCAATACCCAACTGTTAATTCTTTTCTCAGATGGCACCCGTATGAATGCTGAAAAGTTTTTGAAAGGTGTTGAATCCTTCAATGCCACGATTCCCATTTGTGGAGGTATGGCAGGGGATAATGGCAAATTTATTCAAACCTATATCTCTTCACAAAACACCCTTTTAAGTGAAGGCGTTGTAGGGGTTTCATTGAACTCTGATGTTTTACATGTCGCCACAGATTATAAATTTGATTGGAAACCTATTGGACTCAAGCACACTATTACCAAAGTCAAGGACAATAGAGTTTACCTCATCGACGATATGAAAGCCTCTTATTTTTATGATAAATACTTAGGAAGTGATTTCTCTCAAATTGAATTTCCCCTTATCTTAGAAAAAAATGGTGTCACTATGGCACGTGCGGTCATCGCCAAACATGAAGATGGAAGCCTAAGTTACAGTGGCAATTTGGACGAAGGCGATGAGGTAAGAATTGGTTTTGGAGACGCTGAATCTTTAATGAGAGACCCCATCGAGGTCTTAGAAAATTTACACACCATCAATATCGAATCTTTTTATATCTTTTCGTGTATGGCTCGCAGAAGATTTATGCCTTTTCTTATCAAACTTGGCATTGGCTCTTTCTCAAAAATCGCCCCTGCTGCTGGATTTTTCACCTATTCAGAATTTTACCACCATAAAGGGAGCAATAAACTGCTCAATCAAACCTTAACCGTTGTTGCACTCAGTGAATCCACAAAACCTTTGCGTGCCTTAGAAATTTTCCCAAAAGAAGAACCTAAAAAAAATACCTCCTATTCTAAAGCCATCCAATCCTTAACCCACCTCATAGAGCAAAGTGCGAGGGATTATGACGAACAGTCCAAACGGCTAGAAGCGCAGATGAATTACTCTGAAAATCTTTTGGCATCGCACAAACAGTTTTTACGCTACACCGTGCATGAGATGAATACCCCACTGAGCGTCATTATGAGCAATATAGAACTCCACGAGATGGAGTTTGGTAAAAGTGTTTATTTAGAAAATATCGAAGTGGCGGTTAAAAGTATCTTCTCTATGTACGATGATCTCAGCTATCTTGTCCGAAAAGACCGTATTCAGTACCTCAAACATGAAATTGATTTGGTCGATTATATCCGTAGTCGTATCGACTTTTTTGCGCAAGTTGCTTCCAAAGCGAAATCGCTTTTTATCTTTCAAACAGACTGTGAAACAGCGTACATCACCTTTAATGAAACCAAATTACAACGTATTATTGACAACAACCTCACCAATGCGATTAAATATACCTTTGAAAATGAGCATATTGTGGTTTCCCTCAAACAAAAAGAAGAGAGTTACCTTTTTTGCATTACGTCACATTCACGAAAAATTCAAAAACCAGAGAAAGTTTTTGAAGAGTATTACCGAGAAGAACAAGCCAAAGATGGATTTGGGCTGGGGCTCAATCTTGTTAAAAGAATTTGTAAGGAAGAAAACGTGAAAATCAAACTCCATTCAGATGAAAATCTAACCTCTTTTTGTTATGAATTTAAGGTTAAAAACGTATGA
- a CDS encoding nickel/cobalt transporter has protein sequence MSELYHTFLSYIIGWQKEINSAISDAFDTLETTQGSAMYGYIILVAFVYGLVHALGPGHGKMVIASYFLAHGAKLKDAFKVAFLTSLVHTLSALGVTTILYFFFQESIMKHFGLISENMYKISAVFILGIASFLLYEVRKEHQGCMKKEEEAMGKTTMLKIALSIGVVPCPGVMSIVLFAMILGYYTLGVASALSMSIGMGITMSIAAIATTRMKNASFVSSYAKRLVLLRYAGIFLLFIFGVLLLV, from the coding sequence ATGAGTGAGCTTTACCATACCTTTTTAAGCTACATTATCGGTTGGCAAAAAGAGATTAACAGCGCTATTAGCGATGCGTTTGATACCTTAGAGACAACACAAGGGAGTGCTATGTATGGATACATTATCCTCGTAGCCTTTGTGTATGGTTTGGTGCATGCCCTAGGACCTGGGCATGGTAAAATGGTCATTGCGAGTTATTTTTTAGCCCATGGCGCTAAGCTAAAAGATGCCTTTAAAGTTGCTTTTTTAACCTCTTTAGTTCACACGCTCTCTGCCCTAGGGGTTACGACGATACTCTACTTCTTTTTTCAAGAGAGCATTATGAAGCATTTTGGGCTTATTAGTGAAAATATGTATAAAATCTCTGCGGTCTTTATTCTTGGGATTGCCTCTTTTTTACTCTATGAGGTACGCAAAGAGCATCAAGGTTGCATGAAGAAAGAAGAAGAAGCTATGGGAAAAACAACCATGCTGAAGATTGCGCTCTCTATTGGCGTTGTGCCATGCCCTGGGGTGATGAGTATTGTTCTGTTTGCAATGATTTTAGGCTATTACACCCTAGGTGTTGCCAGTGCTTTGAGTATGAGTATTGGAATGGGGATCACCATGTCCATTGCCGCCATTGCAACGACTCGCATGAAAAACGCTTCGTTTGTAAGTTCTTATGCAAAACGTTTAGTTCTGCTTCGCTATGCGGGTATTTTCTTGCTTTTTATCTTTGGAGTTCTGCTACTCGTATGA
- a CDS encoding SIR2 family NAD-dependent protein deacylase, whose translation MAKVVIFSGAGISAESGLSTFRDADGLWEKYRIEEICQAGCLSWNRENTLAFYDARREQLTSVKPNTAHYALAKLQECYPNDIDIITQNVDDLFERAGCKDVLHLHGFLPRLRCEQCGATQIIGYAKQERTFTCKNCGGSFRPDIVFFGEAAPMYEHLYEAMEDCQFLVIIGSSGNVIAMDHFALHVKHSILNNLEKSDAINERVYTKVLYKKATEAVDEIVGDVERFLG comes from the coding sequence ATGGCAAAGGTGGTCATTTTCTCAGGAGCTGGCATCAGTGCGGAGAGTGGGCTTTCTACGTTTCGAGATGCGGATGGGTTGTGGGAGAAGTACCGCATCGAGGAGATTTGTCAGGCAGGGTGTTTGAGCTGGAATCGTGAAAACACCTTAGCATTTTACGATGCTAGACGTGAACAACTCACCTCTGTAAAACCTAATACCGCACACTACGCCCTTGCTAAACTTCAAGAATGTTACCCAAATGACATCGACATCATCACCCAAAATGTGGACGATTTGTTCGAGCGAGCAGGCTGCAAAGACGTGCTACATTTGCACGGCTTTTTACCACGCCTTCGTTGTGAACAGTGCGGCGCAACACAAATTATTGGCTACGCCAAGCAAGAAAGAACCTTTACATGTAAAAACTGCGGCGGCTCCTTTCGTCCCGACATCGTCTTCTTCGGCGAAGCCGCTCCCATGTACGAACACCTCTATGAAGCGATGGAGGATTGCCAGTTTCTTGTCATCATCGGCTCAAGCGGAAACGTCATAGCGATGGATCATTTTGCTTTACATGTAAAGCATTCCATTCTCAATAATTTAGAGAAAAGTGATGCTATTAATGAGCGGGTTTATACGAAAGTGTTGTATAAAAAGGCGACTGAGGCGGTGGATGAGATCGTTGGGGATGTGGAGAGGTTTTTAGGATAG
- a CDS encoding DUF1007 family protein has product MRFFWIVMGLHVTLFAHPHFFIETSLVIEKERLVHTWRFDRLNSKLLIFECDTDKNGILDAKEQAHFLATYIEPLRANQFNLFFQEAEIEQSLIPTSLHVNIENKRLVLSFFTPHDFKKPAIFCTIDATLYMAYQLESVQSVYAYEVQKSEYDFCLGVNP; this is encoded by the coding sequence ATGAGATTTTTTTGGATTGTCATGGGGTTACATGTAACGCTTTTTGCGCACCCGCACTTTTTTATTGAGACGAGCCTTGTGATTGAAAAAGAACGTCTGGTGCATACATGGCGTTTTGATAGGCTCAATTCGAAGCTTTTAATCTTTGAATGTGATACAGACAAAAATGGCATCTTAGACGCCAAAGAGCAGGCGCATTTTTTAGCAACGTATATTGAGCCTTTAAGGGCTAATCAGTTCAATCTTTTTTTTCAAGAAGCAGAGATTGAGCAAAGTCTTATTCCTACCTCTTTGCATGTTAATATTGAAAATAAACGCCTCGTGCTCTCTTTTTTTACTCCTCATGATTTTAAGAAACCTGCCATATTTTGCACGATTGATGCGACTTTATATATGGCGTATCAGTTAGAGAGTGTTCAAAGTGTTTATGCTTATGAGGTACAAAAAAGTGAGTATGATTTTTGTTTAGGAGTTAATCCATGA
- a CDS encoding PhoX family protein, with protein sequence MSYIGLKSTVALCAAGLAFTGCTATTASLPAGKAHNEVYFKPVKAPISDAEKKKISTSEEIVINGQTHKIAWHTIARTGQVLPSLDGKTTEIFGQVKDEMGKPISHKDGSPFVCKTSKDGSGPDHTTLHELNGNLFAITQFECGPAAMYISRLEKTAEGGLKAVATSHISQAGYHGGWVHCAGMKTPWGSHLGSEEYEANARAVAKDEYYSNYTLYFKEGEKALNPYYWGWMPEVTITNDKGDTKYVKHYSMGRFAHELGYVMPDEKTVYLTDDGVNGALFMFIADKEKDLSSGTLYSAKLEQKSDLNGGSFDIKWINLGRANDAQMRKFVDKKLSFEDMFDVAKDNHGQCPADFRSVNTAWGTECLKLKTGMGLVASRLESRRYAGYMGATTEFNKKEGITFDPKRNQLYIAISRILYGMEDFKKSGKESNAYDLGGGNHIKLPRNDCGGVYKLAITGGQKDTSGVTIASNMIASNFVGEVMGVMKTYPKGSEFDGNKCAIDAIAEPDNLTFIKSSNVLIIGEDTGLHQIDYIWAYDVETKSLTRILTAPYGSETTSPFWYPNIGGNGYLTTVIQHPYGESDKEKKSSPQDIESWIGVMGPFPAFE encoded by the coding sequence ATGTCATATATCGGACTTAAAAGTACCGTTGCACTCTGTGCTGCTGGATTGGCTTTTACTGGCTGTACTGCCACCACTGCGTCTTTACCTGCAGGCAAAGCGCACAATGAGGTCTATTTTAAACCCGTTAAAGCACCAATCAGCGATGCGGAGAAGAAAAAAATTAGCACTTCTGAAGAAATCGTCATCAATGGACAAACCCATAAAATTGCATGGCATACCATTGCACGAACAGGTCAAGTCTTGCCCAGTTTAGATGGCAAAACCACAGAGATTTTTGGTCAAGTCAAAGATGAAATGGGCAAACCCATTAGCCATAAAGATGGAAGCCCTTTTGTCTGTAAAACCAGCAAAGATGGCTCAGGCCCTGATCACACCACGCTTCATGAGTTAAATGGCAATCTTTTTGCCATCACCCAGTTTGAGTGCGGACCTGCTGCAATGTACATCTCAAGACTTGAAAAAACGGCTGAGGGTGGACTTAAAGCGGTTGCGACCAGCCATATCTCTCAAGCAGGGTATCACGGGGGTTGGGTACACTGTGCAGGTATGAAAACACCGTGGGGAAGCCATTTGGGAAGTGAAGAGTATGAAGCAAATGCCAGAGCCGTAGCCAAAGATGAATATTACTCTAATTACACACTCTACTTTAAAGAGGGTGAAAAAGCACTCAATCCTTACTATTGGGGATGGATGCCAGAGGTAACCATCACAAACGATAAAGGTGACACAAAGTATGTCAAACACTACTCAATGGGTCGTTTTGCACATGAGTTAGGCTATGTTATGCCCGATGAAAAAACCGTTTATTTAACCGATGATGGTGTCAATGGTGCGCTGTTTATGTTTATTGCCGACAAAGAAAAAGATTTGAGTTCAGGTACCTTGTATTCGGCTAAATTAGAGCAAAAAAGTGACCTCAATGGTGGCTCTTTTGATATTAAGTGGATTAATTTAGGACGTGCCAATGATGCGCAAATGCGTAAATTTGTCGATAAAAAACTCTCCTTTGAAGATATGTTTGATGTTGCCAAAGATAATCACGGTCAATGTCCAGCCGATTTTCGTTCTGTCAATACCGCATGGGGAACCGAGTGTTTAAAACTTAAAACAGGCATGGGTCTGGTTGCTTCACGTTTAGAATCAAGACGCTATGCGGGTTATATGGGTGCGACAACAGAGTTTAATAAAAAAGAGGGTATCACCTTCGATCCTAAACGCAATCAGCTCTACATTGCTATCAGCCGTATCTTATACGGTATGGAAGATTTTAAAAAGAGTGGAAAAGAGAGCAATGCGTATGACTTAGGTGGCGGTAACCATATCAAATTACCACGCAATGATTGTGGTGGTGTGTATAAACTTGCTATTACAGGTGGACAAAAAGACACGAGTGGCGTTACTATTGCTAGCAATATGATAGCGAGCAACTTTGTGGGCGAAGTGATGGGCGTGATGAAAACCTATCCAAAAGGAAGCGAATTTGATGGCAATAAATGTGCGATTGATGCCATTGCAGAGCCTGATAATTTGACCTTTATCAAGAGTTCCAATGTGCTCATCATCGGTGAAGATACAGGCTTGCATCAGATCGATTATATTTGGGCGTATGATGTTGAAACCAAAAGCCTCACACGCATCTTAACCGCACCCTATGGTTCTGAGACCACTTCCCCGTTTTGGTATCCAAACATCGGTGGTAATGGCTACCTCACAACGGTCATTCAACACCCTTACGGTGAGAGTGATAAAGAGAAAAAAAGTTCACCTCAAGACATCGAGTCGTGGATTGGTGTGATGGGACCTTTCCCTGCGTTTGAATAA
- a CDS encoding nucleotidyltransferase family protein, with amino-acid sequence MSLHVIHKTLNLRYNFFMKKETILQQLKSMKNHYLPEGFVIEGLFGSYARDEADETSDIDILIEAKPSFVERYGIRSIERIEEIKKEMSSVFGISVDLADKTGMGKTAQKFIIDRTIYV; translated from the coding sequence ATGTCTTTACATGTAATTCACAAAACACTCAATCTTCGCTATAATTTTTTTATGAAAAAAGAAACCATTCTTCAACAGCTTAAAAGCATGAAAAATCATTATCTACCTGAGGGCTTTGTCATCGAGGGCTTATTTGGCTCTTATGCACGTGATGAAGCAGATGAAACAAGTGACATCGACATTCTCATCGAAGCAAAACCATCCTTTGTCGAACGCTACGGCATCAGGTCAATTGAGCGCATCGAAGAAATCAAAAAAGAGATGAGTTCTGTTTTTGGCATTTCTGTTGATTTAGCCGATAAAACAGGTATGGGTAAAACCGCTCAAAAATTTATTATCGATAGAACGATTTATGTCTAA